From one Pieris brassicae chromosome 5, ilPieBrab1.1, whole genome shotgun sequence genomic stretch:
- the LOC123709392 gene encoding flotillin-2 isoform X2: MLSLKGTLTVEEVYKDRDQFAGLVREVAAPDVGRMGIEILSFTIKDVYDDVQYLASLGKAQTAVVKRDADIGVAQANRDAGIREAECEKNAMDVKYSMDTRIEDNSRLFKLQKAHFDQEVNTAKAEAALAYELQAAKIKQKIRNEEIQIEVVERRKQIEVEQQEILRREEELKSTVRLPAEAEAYRLQAIAEGKRTQTVESAKADAERIKVLGLAEATAIGDVGKADAERMLAKARVYRQYGNAAIMALVLEALPKIAAEVSAPLAKTDEIVLVGDNGATGEMARLAGGIPPAVRTLTGLDINQVLKRLHPSGPDASPLAAASKKKEVAAC; this comes from the exons ATGTTGTCATTAAAAG GAACTCTTACAGTAGAAGAGGTGTACAAGGACAGAGACCAGTTCGCGGGTCTGGTTCGCGAAGTGGCGGCTCCAGACGTCGGTCGGATGGGCATAGAGATCCTCTCGTTCACGATCAAGGACGTCTACGATGACGTGCAATACTTGGCCAGCTTGGGCAAGGCGCAGACTGCGGTTGTCAAAAGAGACGCGGATATTGGAGTAGCACAAGCCAATAGAGATGCTGGAATACGG GAAGCGGAATGCGAAAAGAACGCCATGGATGTGAAATATTCAATGGACACGAGAATCGAAGATAACTCTAGGCTATTCAAGCTGCAGAAAGCTCACTTCGATCAGGAAGTCAATACTGCT aaAGCCGAGGCCGCTTTAGCTTACGAATTGCAAGCTGCGAAAATTAAACAGAAGATACGAAACGAAGAGATTCAGATCGAGGTCGTTGAGCGTCGCAAACAAATTGAG GTGGAACAACAAGAGATTCTACGCCGAGAGGAAGAGTTGAAGTCAACGGTTCGTTTGCCTGCTGAAGCAGAAGCCTACAGACTACAAGCGATCGCCGAGGGAAAACG TACACAAACAGTCGAGTCAGCCAAGGCAGACGCGGAACGTATCAAGGTGCTTGGTCTAGCTGAGGCCACAGCTATTGGGGACGTTGGTAAAGCTGATGCTGAGAGGATGTTGGCAAAGGCCAGGGTCTACAGGCAGTATGGAAATGCAGCCATCATGGCCTTGGTTCTTGAAGCTTTGCCGAAG ATTGCAGCCGAGGTATCTGCTCCTCTAGCGAAGACAGATGAAATAGTCCTCGTTGGAGACAATGGGGCAACTGGGGAAATGGCCCGATTAGCTGGAGGCATTCCACCCGCAGTACGAACACTTACTGGCCTGGATATCAACCAGGTGTTGAAGAGACTTCATCCGAGTGGACCAG ACGCGTCTCCATTGGCAGCAGCCAGTAAGAAGAAAGAAGTTGCGGCTTGCTAA
- the LOC123709391 gene encoding glucose dehydrogenase [FAD, quinone]-like isoform X1, which translates to MEASISNTCPSAFAGTSGHLFLSAITTLIATHCSLFDDYRWPTDHAQEILNKKDVTYDFIVIGAGSAGSLVAGQLSKANIGSVLLVEAGDDPGIDSEIPAFLFLNQNSAIDWYYKTLSSNDSCLGFVNESCIWSKGKSMGGSSSINAMIYVRGHPEDYEAWEAAGNPGWGYKDLLKYFKAQENLFNFSNRFKDYENPWYNVIENAWEELGFKSYKNEGDESSIGTRKAKLVIKNGKRLNTAKVFLNKSENLYIMKNTRVEKIIINKKTKSAVGIELIHKNGTKMIITSKNEIIVSAGSVATPQILMQSGVGPKEHIENLGIKNILNLDVGKNLQDHILFPLFLKTNLNTEFSMEVINLLLLQYMLTRSGPFSTIGITDFTGFINTLNSSECPNIQFHHIYFTKRDDFTLKPYLEGIGYKSEIIHAIRELNNEHDLIGIYPTLLHPKSQGQILLSKTEPREPIIKTNYLQHPDDMLILVKAIDFVHKLEKTTVFKNLDMEILPLNIPDCSKYVFDSEDYWKCYIRHMATTIYHPVGSAKMGPQEDKSCVVGHKLLVHGMKNLRVIDASIMPTLPAGNTMAPTLVVAQKGVEIILNDYKNRDEL; encoded by the exons ATGGAAGCAAGTATTTCAAATACATGCCCGTCGGCTTTTGCTGGTACAAGTGGTCATCTTTTTCTCAGTGCCATAACAACATTAATAGCCACACACTGTTCCCTTTTTGACGACTATCGCTGGCCAACAGACCATGCTCAAGAAATATTGAACAAAAAGG aTGTAACGTACGATTTTATCGTGATTGGAGCTGGGTCTGCTGGTTCTTTAGTGGCTGGTCAGTTGTCAAAAGCCAATATAGGTTCTGTATTATTAGTAGAAGCTGGCGATGATCCTGGAATTGATAGCGAG ATCCCTGCTTTTTTATTCCTCAATCAGAATTCAGCTATTGATTGGTACTACAAAACGTTATCTAGTAATGATAGTTGTTTGGGTTTTGTAAACGAAAGTTGTATATGGAGTAAAGGGAAGAGTATGGGAGGGTCCAGTTCAATTAACGCCATGATATATGTGAGAGGACATCCAGAAGATTACGAAGCCTGGGAAGCTGCAGGAAATCCTGGATGGGGTTACAAAGATTTGCTAAAATACTTCAAAGCACAGGAGAATCTCTTTAATTTCTCAAACCGATTTAAAGATTACGAAAATCCTTGgtataatgtaattgaaaACGCCTGGGAAGAATTAGgttttaaatcatataaaaacgAAGGCGATGAGTCTTCAATAGGTACAAGAAAGGCAAAGTTGGTGATAAAAAACGGTAAACGATTGAACACAGCAAAAGTGTTTCTTAATAAATccgaaaatttatatattatgaaaaacacACGtgttgaaaaaattataatcaataagAAGACTAAAAGTGCAGTAGGTATTGAACTCATACATAAAAATGGTACAAAAATGATCATTACTAGCAAAAACGAAATTATCGTTTCAGCTGGATCGGTAGCTACACCTCAAATACTGATGCAATCTGGAGTAGGCCCTAAGGAACATATTGAAAATTTaggaataaaaaacattttaaacttGGATGTCGGTAAAAATCTTCAAGATCATATCTTGTtccctttatttttaaaaacaaaccttAATACAGAATTTTCAATGGAAGTTATAAATTTGCTGTTACTTCAGTATATGTTAACACGATCCGGCCCTTTCTCAACTATTGGCATAACAGATTTCACAGGATTTATTAATACACTAAATTCATCTGAATGTCcaaatattcaatttcatcacatttattttacgaaGAGAGATGATTTTACACTCAAACCGTATCTTGAAGGTATCGGTTATAAAAGTGAAATCATACACGCAATCAGAGAATTAAATAATGAGCATGATTTAATCGGTATATATCCTACATTACTGCATCCTAAATCACAAGGCCAGATATTGCTATCTAAGACAGAGCCAAGAGAACCAATAATTAAGACGAATTATCTTCAACATCCAGATGATATGCTAATCTTGGTCAAGGCTATAGATTTTGTTCATAAATTAGAGAAAACTACTGTTTTCAAAAATCTAGATATGGAAATTTTACCTTTGAATATACCAGACTGTTCGAAATACGTATTTGATTCGGAAGACTATTGGAAAtgttatataagacatatgGCAACAACAATTTATCATCCCGTAGGAAGTGCCAAGATGGGTCCACAGGAAGATAAAAGTTGTGTTGTCGGCCACAAATTGCTTGTTCATGGCATGAAAAATTTGAGAGTGATTGATGCAAGCATAATGCCAACACTACCAGCCGGTAATACAATGGCACCGACTTTAGTCGTAGCCCAAAAGGGCgtggaaattattttgaacGACTACAAAAACAGAGATGAATTATAA
- the LOC123709391 gene encoding glucose dehydrogenase [FAD, quinone]-like isoform X2: MEASISNTCPSAFAGTSGHLFLSAITTLIATHCSLFDDYRWPTDHAQEILNKKDVTYDFIVIGAGSAGSLVAGQLSKANIGSVLLVEAGDDPGIDSEIPAFLFLNQNSAIDWYYKTLSSNDSCLGFVNESCIWSKGKSMGGSSSINAMIYVRGHPEDYEAWEAAGNPGWGYKDLLKYFKAQENLFNFSNRFKDYENPWYNVIENAWEELGFKSYKNEGDESSIGTRKAKLVIKNGKRLNTAKVFLNKSENLYIMKNTRVEKIIINKKTKSALDR; the protein is encoded by the exons ATGGAAGCAAGTATTTCAAATACATGCCCGTCGGCTTTTGCTGGTACAAGTGGTCATCTTTTTCTCAGTGCCATAACAACATTAATAGCCACACACTGTTCCCTTTTTGACGACTATCGCTGGCCAACAGACCATGCTCAAGAAATATTGAACAAAAAGG aTGTAACGTACGATTTTATCGTGATTGGAGCTGGGTCTGCTGGTTCTTTAGTGGCTGGTCAGTTGTCAAAAGCCAATATAGGTTCTGTATTATTAGTAGAAGCTGGCGATGATCCTGGAATTGATAGCGAG ATCCCTGCTTTTTTATTCCTCAATCAGAATTCAGCTATTGATTGGTACTACAAAACGTTATCTAGTAATGATAGTTGTTTGGGTTTTGTAAACGAAAGTTGTATATGGAGTAAAGGGAAGAGTATGGGAGGGTCCAGTTCAATTAACGCCATGATATATGTGAGAGGACATCCAGAAGATTACGAAGCCTGGGAAGCTGCAGGAAATCCTGGATGGGGTTACAAAGATTTGCTAAAATACTTCAAAGCACAGGAGAATCTCTTTAATTTCTCAAACCGATTTAAAGATTACGAAAATCCTTGgtataatgtaattgaaaACGCCTGGGAAGAATTAGgttttaaatcatataaaaacgAAGGCGATGAGTCTTCAATAGGTACAAGAAAGGCAAAGTTGGTGATAAAAAACGGTAAACGATTGAACACAGCAAAAGTGTTTCTTAATAAATccgaaaatttatatattatgaaaaacacACGtgttgaaaaaattataatcaataagAAGACTAAAAGTGCA CTGGATCGGTAG
- the LOC123709383 gene encoding glucose dehydrogenase [FAD, quinone]-like, whose amino-acid sequence MESSVRPSIRPLVTNTRIMFGLLPGLGSLIVLRMAIHLYRPELEDAEHRVRDYPFDQLYDCYDFIIVGGGSAGSVLANRLSENPDWNILLLEAGQDENVLSEVPVLFPVLQTSSIDWKFITEPSSDYCLSMIGNQCKWPRGKVLGGSSAINAMLYIRGNRHDYDNWSKMGNTGWSYAEILKYFLKAEDMRIPEYQNDPYHSVGGPLTIEHFRFEQPITKKILEAAQQLGYGVLDVNGKYQTGFTRSHATVRDGLRCSTAKAYLRPVSKRQNLHISVHSLVEKVLIDENKNAYGVKFTKHGNTRIIKTSKEVILSAGAIQSPQLLMLSGIGDIKELKEVGIYPIVHLPGVGKNLQDHVALGGHSYLFDNPFTNGSDYCFNLNTVFSITSLTDFVFQKVGPLYSMMEAEAMAFVNTKYQDPLEDYPDIQLFIAPTADNMDGGLFGKRANGITDEVYAELYEDILYQSSFSIVPLLLRPKSRGFVKLRDSNPFSPPRIYPNYYSEPEDILRVIEGARFVQELVEQPALQELNARPNPNRNPGCMDYEFMSDEHLECQARHHSLTIYHPVGTCAMGPMHNLEAVVDPRLRVYGVQSLRVVDGSIMPKIVSGNTNAPIIMIAEKASDMIKEDWAEDKTGVHCSVTNYKRADEEPQTQRNNSIVHDLFNETANLFDYLSDKDPLSLASDKTEASTTERSYASQNAISKKKPYTPYSSLQDYEPMNPQYFYPYNWFSQYTPNYLWSNHLDLEPSYSNEVNTVGYSPISNNPLGYIPQPCNNIIIKQSYHFNHGKHRKNHCKLWLYFDGMNYRIHL is encoded by the exons ATGGAGAGCTCTGTAAGGCCTTCAATAAGGCCGCTGGTGACAAATACAAGAATAATGTTTGGGCTCCTTCCTGGTCTGGGATCGCTAATCGTACTTCGTATGGCTATTCATCTTTATCGGCCGGAGCTTGAAGATGCTGAACATAGAGTACGGGACTATCCTTTTGATCAACTCTACGACTGTtacgattttattattgtggGTGGGGGCTCTGCAGGTTCGGTCCTCGCCAATCGTCTATCAGAAAATCCGGActggaatattttattattagaagcTGGTCAGGATGAGAATGTACTTTCCGAAGTCCCAGTCCTCTTTCCTGTTCTACAAACCTCGTCTATAGACTGGAAATTTATTACCGAACCAAGTAGTGATTATTGCTTAAGCATGATTGGTAATCAATGTAAATGGCCAAGAGGTAAAGTGTTAGGAGGTTCAAGTGCTATAAATGCTATGCTGTATATAAGAGGAAATAGACACGATTATGATAATTGGTCTAAAATGGGAAACACGGGCTGGTCATAtgctgaaatattaaaatactttttaaaggcTGAAGACATGAGAATACCCGAATATCAAAATGACCCATATCATTCCGTCGGAGGACCTTTGACAATAGAGCATTTCAGATTTGAACAGCcaatcacaaaaaaaatattagaagctgCTCAACAGTTAGGTTATGGTGTATTGGATGTTAACGGTAAATATCAAACGGGATTCACAAGATCACATGCTACGGTGAGAGATGGACTTCGCTGCAGTACAGCTAAAGCTTATCTAAGACCAGTATCAAAGCGGCAAAATCTTCATATAAGTGTGCATTCATTAGTTGAAAAGGTGCTCATAGACGAAAACAAAAACGCTTATGgtgtaaaatttacaaaacatgGCAATACtcgaataataaaaacttctaAAGAGGTTATACTTTCGGCTGGCGCAATCCAATCTCCGCAACTATTAATGCTATCAGGAATTGGTGACATTAAAGAATTGAAAGAGGTTGGCATTTATCCAATAGTGCATTTACCTGGTGTGGGAAAAAACTTACAAGATCATGTAGCTCTTGGTGGACATTCATATCTATTCGACAACCCTTTTACAAATGGTTCggattattgttttaatctCAATACAGTATTCTCTATTACCAGTTTGACggattttgtttttcaaaaagTTGGCCCATTATATAGTATGATGGAAGCAGAGGCTATGGCgtttgtaaatacaaaatatcaagACCCATTAGAAGATTATCCcgatattcaattatttattgcacCTACTGCTGATAATATGGATGGTGGCTTATTTGGTAAGCGCGCAAATGGTATAACTGATGAAGTTTATGCTGAATTGTATGAAGATATATTATACCAATCATCTTTTTCGATAGTACCTCTTTTATTAAGGCCAAAAAGTCGAGgatttgtaaaattaagaGACTCCAATCCATTTTCCCCACCGCGCATTTATCCTAATTATTACTCTGAACCAGAAGATATTCTCAGAGTG ATCGAGGGTGCAAGATTTGTTCAAGAGTTAGTGGAACAACCAGCGTTACAAGAACTGAATGCTAGACCTAATCCAAACCGAAATCCGGGATGTATGGACTACGAGTTTATGTCTGACGAACACCTGGAGTGTCAAGCCAGACATCATAGCCTTACCATCTATCACCCAGTCGGTACCTGTGCTATGGGACCTATGCATAACTTAGAAGCAGTCGTTGATCCGAGGTTACga GTATACGGTGTCCAAAGTCTTAGAGTGGTAGATGGGAGTATAATGCCCAAAATAGTAAGTGGAAATACCAACGCCCCAATTATCATGATAGCAGAAAAAGCATCAGATATGATAAAAGAAGACTGGGCAGAAGACAAAACAGGCGTACACtgttctgttacaaattataaaagagCTGATGAAGAACCCCAAACACAAAGAAATAACAGTATTgttcatgatttatttaacgaGACAGCAAACCTTTTTGACTATTTATCCGACAAAGATCCGTTATCTCTCGCCTCAGACAAGACTGAAGCGTCAACAACAGAAAGGAGTTATGCTAGCCAGAACGCGATATCTAAGAAAAAACCATATACACCCTATTCGTCGCTCCAGGATTATGAACCTATGAATCCTCAATATTTCTATCCGTATAATTGGTTTAGTCAATATACACCAAATTACCTTTGGTCTAATCATTTGGATTTGGAGCCGAGTTACAGCAATGAAGTAAATACAGTAGGATATAGTCCAATATCCAATAACCCATTGGGATACATTCCACAAccttgtaataatataataatcaaacaaTCGTACCATTTTAATCATGGTAAACATAGAAAAAATCATTGTAAATTATGGCTTTATTTTGATGGAATGAATTATAGAATCCATTTGTAA
- the LOC123709387 gene encoding glucose dehydrogenase [FAD, quinone]-like produces MSSIVNVAADVISGTAIAAAGTQVAWFIPMLVAAIAYYQYDQTDPEGRPADVDEATLLPNYDFIVVGAGSAGSVVASRLSEIHNWKVLLLEAGGDETEISDVPLLAGYLQLSKLDWKYKTEPQGSTCLAMEGGRCNWPRGKVLGGSSVLNYMLYLRGNKKDYDIWESLGNKGWGYKDVLYYFKKSEDNQNPSLAKTPYHSTGGYLTVSEAPYHTPLVSSFIEAGLEMGYLNRDINGENQTGFMVAQGTLRRGSRCSTSKAFLRPAKDRLNFHIAHNSFVTKVLIDPRTKTAFGVEFVRNKMIYRIRAKKEVILSGGTINSAQLLLLSGIGPAEELAKHKIPLIQNLMVGRNLQDHIGLGGLAFTINKPLSIVEHRLHTVSTLMQYAVLGEGPLTIMGGVEGLAFVNTKYVNASDEFPDIEFHFISGSTNSDGGGQIRKIHGLTEQFYNAVYGPINNMDVWSIIPMLLRPRSKGFIQLRSANPYDYPYIYPNYLTDELDVKTLIEGVKIAVAVSKTEAFQRYNSMLNPYPFPACVSIQRYTDAYWECMIRQYTCTIYHPVGTAKMGPYWDPEAVVDPELKVYGIKNLRVIDGSIMPNVVSGNTNAPIIMIGEKGSDMIKEFWLKRRRSRYYL; encoded by the exons ATGAGCTCCATAGTGAATGTAGCTGCCGACGTAATATCTGGGACAGCTATTGCAGCCGCAGGTACGCAG GTAGCATGGTTTATACCAATGTTAGTGGCTGCAATAGCCTACTACCAATATGACCAGACTGACCCTGAGGGAAGGCCAGCTGATGTCGATGAGGCGACTCTGTTACCAAACTACGATTTTATAGTAGTTGGCGCTGGTTCTGCTG gaTCAGTGGTAGCCAGTCGACTTTCAGAAATACATAACTGGAAAGTGTTATTACTAGAAGCAGGAGGAGATGAGACAGAGATCTCAGATGTGCCGTTACTGGCGGGATATCTGCAATTGAGTAAACTTGACTGGAAGTACAAGACGGAACCGCAGGGCAGCACATGTTTAG cCATGGAAGGTGGTCGATGCAACTGGCCTCGTGGTAAAGTACTAGGCGGCAGCTCTGTATTGAACTACATGTTGTACTTACgaggaaataaaaaagattacgATATATGGGAGTCTTTGGGGAATAAGGGTTGGGGATACAAAGATGTACTCTACTACTTTAAGAAGTCGGAAGACAATCAGAACCCATCGCTAGCCAAAACGCCATATCACAGCACTGGTGGATACCTTACAGTATCTGAAGCACCATACCACACTCCACTTGTTTCAAGTTTCATTGAAGCTGGCTTGGAAATgggttatttaaatcgtgatATTAACGGCGAAAATCAAACAGGCTTTATGGTGGCGCAAGGGACACTGCGACGAGGGAGTCGCTGTTCCACTTCTAAAGCATTCCTGCGACCAGCCAAGGATCGCTTGAACTTCCACATTGCACACAACTCTTTCGTAACAAAGGTTTTAATCGATCCAAGAACTAAAACCGCCTTTGGTGTAGAATTTGTCCGGAACAAAATGATTTACCGCATAAGGGCAAAAAAAGAAGTTATACTATCAGGCGGTACTATTAATTCTGCTCAGTTACTTCTCCTCTCAGGAATAGGTCCCGCAGAAGAACTGGCGAAACATAAAATACCGTTAATACAGAACCTAATGGTTGGGCGGAATTTACAAGATCACATTGGACTTGGGGGTCTAGCATTCACAATTAACAAACCATTATCCATTGTTGAGCATAGGTTGCACACTGTTAGTACGCTTATGCAATACGCTGTTTTAGGAGAGGGACCCCTAACTATCATGGGTGGCGTTGAGGGTTTAGCCTTTGTCAACACAAAGTACGTTAACGCCTCCGACGAATTTCCTGACATAGAATTTCACTTTATATCTGGATCAACCAATTCAGACGGAGGTGGGCAGATAAGAAAAATTCATGGTTTGACTGAACAATTTTACAACGCAGTGTATGGTCCAATAAACAACATGGATGTGTGGAGCATAATACCGATGTTACTACGCCCTAGAAGTAAGGGATTTATTCAATTGCGCAGTGCCAATCCATATGACTATCCTTACATATATCCTAACTACTTAACAGACGAACTGGATGTCAAAACTTTAATCGAGGGTGTTAAGATTGCAGTAGCTGTCTCAAAAACTGAAGCTTTCCAGAGATACAATTCAATGTTGAATCCCTATCCTTTCCCAGCGTGCGTGAGTATACAACGGTATACGGATGCATATTGGGAATGTATGATACGACAATATACATGTACCATATATCATCCGGTAGGGACGGCAAAAATGGGGCCATATTGGGACCCTGAAGCAGTCGTGGATCCAGAGTTGAAAGTGTatggaattaaaaatttacgagTTATAGATGGTAGCATAATGCCTAATGTAGTAAGCGGAAATACAAATGCTCCAATTATTATGATTGGTGAAAAAGGAAGCGATATGATAAAAGAATTTTGGTTGAAGCGTCGACGTTCTAGGTATTACTTgtga
- the LOC123709392 gene encoding flotillin-2 isoform X1 has protein sequence MGNIHTVGPNEALIVSGGCFGSTQKRTIVGGWAWAWCFVTDVQRISLEVMTLNPMCEYVETAQGVPLTVTGVAQCKIMNEDELLTTACEQFLGKSVKEIKMTILQTLEGHLRAILGTLTVEEVYKDRDQFAGLVREVAAPDVGRMGIEILSFTIKDVYDDVQYLASLGKAQTAVVKRDADIGVAQANRDAGIREAECEKNAMDVKYSMDTRIEDNSRLFKLQKAHFDQEVNTAKAEAALAYELQAAKIKQKIRNEEIQIEVVERRKQIEVEQQEILRREEELKSTVRLPAEAEAYRLQAIAEGKRTQTVESAKADAERIKVLGLAEATAIGDVGKADAERMLAKARVYRQYGNAAIMALVLEALPKIAAEVSAPLAKTDEIVLVGDNGATGEMARLAGGIPPAVRTLTGLDINQVLKRLHPSGPDASPLAAASKKKEVAAC, from the exons GTGGCTGTTTCGGTTCTACTCAAAAGCGAACGATCGTTGGTGGCTGGGCATGGGCGTGGTGTTTCGTTACAGACGTACAACGTATATCCCTTGAG GTTATGACTCTTAACCCCATGTGTGAGTACGTGGAGACGGCCCAAGGTGTTCCATTGACGGTGACTGGTGTCGCCCAATGCAAGATCATGAATGAAGACGAGCTTTTAACTACCGCCTGCGAACAGTTCCTTGGCAAATCCGTGAAGGAGATCAAAATGACAATCCTCCAAACTTTAGAGGGACACCTACGAGCTATATTAG GAACTCTTACAGTAGAAGAGGTGTACAAGGACAGAGACCAGTTCGCGGGTCTGGTTCGCGAAGTGGCGGCTCCAGACGTCGGTCGGATGGGCATAGAGATCCTCTCGTTCACGATCAAGGACGTCTACGATGACGTGCAATACTTGGCCAGCTTGGGCAAGGCGCAGACTGCGGTTGTCAAAAGAGACGCGGATATTGGAGTAGCACAAGCCAATAGAGATGCTGGAATACGG GAAGCGGAATGCGAAAAGAACGCCATGGATGTGAAATATTCAATGGACACGAGAATCGAAGATAACTCTAGGCTATTCAAGCTGCAGAAAGCTCACTTCGATCAGGAAGTCAATACTGCT aaAGCCGAGGCCGCTTTAGCTTACGAATTGCAAGCTGCGAAAATTAAACAGAAGATACGAAACGAAGAGATTCAGATCGAGGTCGTTGAGCGTCGCAAACAAATTGAG GTGGAACAACAAGAGATTCTACGCCGAGAGGAAGAGTTGAAGTCAACGGTTCGTTTGCCTGCTGAAGCAGAAGCCTACAGACTACAAGCGATCGCCGAGGGAAAACG TACACAAACAGTCGAGTCAGCCAAGGCAGACGCGGAACGTATCAAGGTGCTTGGTCTAGCTGAGGCCACAGCTATTGGGGACGTTGGTAAAGCTGATGCTGAGAGGATGTTGGCAAAGGCCAGGGTCTACAGGCAGTATGGAAATGCAGCCATCATGGCCTTGGTTCTTGAAGCTTTGCCGAAG ATTGCAGCCGAGGTATCTGCTCCTCTAGCGAAGACAGATGAAATAGTCCTCGTTGGAGACAATGGGGCAACTGGGGAAATGGCCCGATTAGCTGGAGGCATTCCACCCGCAGTACGAACACTTACTGGCCTGGATATCAACCAGGTGTTGAAGAGACTTCATCCGAGTGGACCAG ACGCGTCTCCATTGGCAGCAGCCAGTAAGAAGAAAGAAGTTGCGGCTTGCTAA
- the LOC123709392 gene encoding flotillin-2 isoform X3, whose amino-acid sequence MLKRTLTVEEVYKDRDQFAGLVREVAAPDVGRMGIEILSFTIKDVYDDVQYLASLGKAQTAVVKRDADIGVAQANRDAGIREAECEKNAMDVKYSMDTRIEDNSRLFKLQKAHFDQEVNTAKAEAALAYELQAAKIKQKIRNEEIQIEVVERRKQIEVEQQEILRREEELKSTVRLPAEAEAYRLQAIAEGKRTQTVESAKADAERIKVLGLAEATAIGDVGKADAERMLAKARVYRQYGNAAIMALVLEALPKIAAEVSAPLAKTDEIVLVGDNGATGEMARLAGGIPPAVRTLTGLDINQVLKRLHPSGPDASPLAAASKKKEVAAC is encoded by the exons ATGTTAAAAA GAACTCTTACAGTAGAAGAGGTGTACAAGGACAGAGACCAGTTCGCGGGTCTGGTTCGCGAAGTGGCGGCTCCAGACGTCGGTCGGATGGGCATAGAGATCCTCTCGTTCACGATCAAGGACGTCTACGATGACGTGCAATACTTGGCCAGCTTGGGCAAGGCGCAGACTGCGGTTGTCAAAAGAGACGCGGATATTGGAGTAGCACAAGCCAATAGAGATGCTGGAATACGG GAAGCGGAATGCGAAAAGAACGCCATGGATGTGAAATATTCAATGGACACGAGAATCGAAGATAACTCTAGGCTATTCAAGCTGCAGAAAGCTCACTTCGATCAGGAAGTCAATACTGCT aaAGCCGAGGCCGCTTTAGCTTACGAATTGCAAGCTGCGAAAATTAAACAGAAGATACGAAACGAAGAGATTCAGATCGAGGTCGTTGAGCGTCGCAAACAAATTGAG GTGGAACAACAAGAGATTCTACGCCGAGAGGAAGAGTTGAAGTCAACGGTTCGTTTGCCTGCTGAAGCAGAAGCCTACAGACTACAAGCGATCGCCGAGGGAAAACG TACACAAACAGTCGAGTCAGCCAAGGCAGACGCGGAACGTATCAAGGTGCTTGGTCTAGCTGAGGCCACAGCTATTGGGGACGTTGGTAAAGCTGATGCTGAGAGGATGTTGGCAAAGGCCAGGGTCTACAGGCAGTATGGAAATGCAGCCATCATGGCCTTGGTTCTTGAAGCTTTGCCGAAG ATTGCAGCCGAGGTATCTGCTCCTCTAGCGAAGACAGATGAAATAGTCCTCGTTGGAGACAATGGGGCAACTGGGGAAATGGCCCGATTAGCTGGAGGCATTCCACCCGCAGTACGAACACTTACTGGCCTGGATATCAACCAGGTGTTGAAGAGACTTCATCCGAGTGGACCAG ACGCGTCTCCATTGGCAGCAGCCAGTAAGAAGAAAGAAGTTGCGGCTTGCTAA